In Mycolicibacterium phocaicum, one DNA window encodes the following:
- a CDS encoding response regulator transcription factor: MKRILVVDDEPTILSSVATRLRAESFQVETAVDGPSAVAAAAATQPDLVVLDVMLPGFDGLEVCRRIQAERPVPVLMLTARTDETDMLIGLGIGADDYLTKPFSMRELVARVRVLLRRVDRAAGDQPLSVGEYRIDLAERRVHQGDIEIHLTRTEFDLLAFLAGRPRAAVDRETLLEHVWGWGSGAETRTVDSHVKALRRKLGAELIRTVHGVGYALEVPR; this comes from the coding sequence GTGAAGCGAATCCTGGTGGTCGACGACGAGCCGACGATCTTGTCCTCGGTCGCCACCCGCCTGCGGGCCGAGTCGTTCCAGGTGGAGACGGCCGTCGACGGGCCTTCGGCAGTGGCCGCGGCGGCAGCGACACAGCCCGACCTGGTGGTGCTGGACGTCATGCTGCCCGGCTTCGACGGGTTGGAAGTCTGCCGGCGCATCCAGGCCGAGCGTCCGGTGCCGGTGCTGATGTTGACCGCCCGCACCGACGAGACCGACATGCTGATCGGTCTGGGGATCGGGGCCGACGACTATCTCACCAAACCGTTCAGCATGCGCGAGTTGGTTGCGCGGGTGCGGGTGTTGCTGCGTCGGGTGGACCGGGCGGCCGGGGACCAGCCGCTGTCGGTGGGGGAGTACCGCATCGACCTCGCCGAACGCCGGGTGCACCAGGGTGATATCGAAATCCACCTCACCCGAACAGAATTCGATCTACTGGCCTTCCTCGCCGGTCGTCCCAGAGCCGCGGTGGACCGCGAGACGCTGCTGGAGCACGTCTGGGGCTGGGGGTCGGGCGCCGAGACGCGCACGGTCGACAGCCACGTGAAGGCGTTGCGCCGCAAGCTCGGTGCCGAGCTCATCCGGACCGTGCATGGGGTCGGCTATGCCCTAGAGGTACCACGGTGA
- a CDS encoding DUF4153 domain-containing protein, with the protein MTMLMGYTGPPMVPPLIGPALPRRGEPGWTMLPRRVWPISPLATAPHRVVMLAVVAGLLGTALWRPSSLSVGYLAVGVMVFAVVYGTAERRPTRTEWAGIALTLALLAVPALLAADWLGVLCIMAAWIVGWCTLFGGRTWTAVLTAPFLAWALPARVLGWTRRGLSGRVGIANPVRVAVVGGLTVLLTLVFGGLFASADAAFAHLVGKLVPRFDGVDVVARVVVFGMVAAFVLGGAYLTRFAPRLDVLAPKPMKPVPRWEWAVPLGVLDALFIAFVAVQAAVLFGGHTHVLETEGLTYAEYARQGFWQLLWVSALTLLVLSGVIRVAGRVTAGDRHVLRVLAGILCATSVVVVISAIHRMWLYQQAYGFSTDRLMVITIELWLGAVFLLVAVAGVRMSGRWLPHAVLAAGVVALLGLAALNPERLVADRNIDRFEQTGQFDAEYLSRLSSDIDPALHRLPERVRACVRSNYPHDDPWYLFNLSRSNADRPVGTELPDYCDQYWSSRY; encoded by the coding sequence ATGACGATGTTGATGGGATATACAGGGCCGCCGATGGTCCCTCCGCTGATCGGGCCGGCACTGCCGCGCCGCGGTGAGCCCGGTTGGACGATGTTGCCGCGACGGGTGTGGCCGATCAGTCCGCTGGCGACAGCGCCACACCGGGTGGTGATGCTCGCCGTGGTGGCCGGTCTGCTCGGTACTGCGCTGTGGCGGCCGTCGTCTTTGAGCGTCGGCTACCTGGCCGTCGGGGTGATGGTCTTCGCCGTCGTCTACGGCACCGCCGAGCGCCGGCCGACGCGCACCGAATGGGCCGGTATCGCACTGACGTTGGCGCTGCTGGCAGTTCCCGCCTTACTCGCCGCCGACTGGCTGGGCGTGCTGTGCATCATGGCGGCCTGGATCGTCGGGTGGTGCACGCTGTTCGGCGGACGTACCTGGACCGCGGTCCTGACCGCGCCGTTCCTGGCGTGGGCGCTGCCGGCCCGTGTCCTCGGTTGGACGCGGCGTGGATTGTCCGGTCGGGTGGGTATCGCAAACCCGGTTCGCGTTGCCGTTGTCGGCGGTCTCACAGTGCTGCTGACCTTGGTGTTCGGTGGGTTATTTGCCTCCGCGGACGCGGCTTTTGCGCATCTGGTGGGCAAGCTGGTCCCGCGGTTCGACGGTGTCGACGTCGTCGCCCGCGTCGTCGTCTTCGGCATGGTCGCGGCGTTCGTCCTCGGTGGTGCCTACCTGACCCGGTTCGCGCCGCGGCTGGATGTCCTCGCGCCCAAGCCGATGAAGCCGGTGCCGCGCTGGGAGTGGGCCGTCCCGCTGGGGGTGCTCGATGCGCTGTTCATCGCGTTCGTCGCGGTGCAGGCGGCGGTGCTGTTCGGCGGTCATACCCACGTTCTGGAAACCGAGGGGCTGACGTACGCCGAGTACGCCCGGCAGGGCTTCTGGCAGTTGTTGTGGGTGTCGGCGCTGACGCTGTTGGTGCTGAGCGGCGTGATCCGGGTGGCGGGGCGTGTCACTGCGGGTGACCGCCATGTACTCCGAGTGCTGGCCGGAATCCTCTGCGCGACTTCGGTTGTCGTCGTCATCTCTGCGATCCACCGCATGTGGCTCTATCAGCAGGCGTACGGCTTCAGCACGGACCGGCTGATGGTGATCACCATCGAACTGTGGTTGGGTGCGGTGTTCCTGCTCGTCGCGGTGGCGGGGGTGCGGATGTCGGGGCGCTGGCTGCCGCACGCAGTGTTGGCGGCCGGAGTGGTGGCACTGCTTGGACTGGCTGCGCTGAATCCGGAGCGCCTCGTCGCTGATCGCAACATCGACCGCTTCGAGCAGACCGGCCAATTCGACGCCGAGTATCTGTCGCGGCTGTCGTCGGACATTGACCCGGCACTGCATCGGCTACCTGAGCGTGTCCGCGCGTGCGTCCGCTCGAACTACCCGCATGACGACCCGTGGTACCTGTTCAACCTGTCCCGCTCGAACGCGGACCGGCCGGTGGGAACGGAGTTACCCGACTATTGCGATCAGTACTGGTCATCTCGCTACTAG
- a CDS encoding HAMP domain-containing sensor histidine kinase: MSTFGELWDRLPRPLDPFASFKIKMGLLVGGAILLASFTFWIGASWQFRYALLSALLTSLLFTQFMAHGMTSPLRQMTAAARAMAKGDYSIRVRATSRDEVGQLATAFNQMAADLGAADEYRRGLIGNVSHELRTPITALQAVLENVVDGVVEPDAQTMRLALSQTERLGELVTDLLDLSRLEGGAIPLRINRFDVEAFLRAAVEHVSVSADDVSVAVEVSPPGLTALADPARLRQVVVNLVDNAIRHSPPGSSVTVRATRDAGGLRLEVADQGPGIAPAERERVFERFTRGATSDGGTGLGLAIARWAVELHGGVIDVVETTVGWALPPCSGHGICGYAATGSVAGVRVLS; the protein is encoded by the coding sequence GTGAGCACCTTCGGCGAACTATGGGACCGGCTGCCCCGGCCGCTGGATCCGTTCGCGTCCTTCAAGATCAAGATGGGACTGCTGGTCGGCGGAGCAATCCTGTTGGCGTCGTTCACCTTCTGGATCGGCGCGAGCTGGCAGTTCCGATACGCGCTGCTGTCCGCTCTGCTGACCTCACTGCTCTTCACCCAGTTCATGGCCCACGGCATGACGTCTCCCTTGCGGCAGATGACCGCCGCGGCCCGCGCGATGGCCAAGGGCGACTACAGCATTCGGGTCCGCGCCACGTCGCGTGATGAAGTCGGCCAACTCGCAACGGCATTCAATCAGATGGCAGCCGATCTCGGCGCCGCCGACGAGTACCGGCGCGGGCTGATCGGCAACGTGTCCCATGAATTGCGCACGCCCATCACCGCATTGCAGGCCGTCCTGGAGAACGTGGTCGACGGTGTCGTCGAGCCGGACGCGCAGACGATGCGGTTGGCGCTGTCGCAGACCGAACGGCTCGGTGAGTTGGTCACCGATCTGCTGGACCTGTCGCGCCTCGAAGGCGGGGCAATTCCTTTACGGATCAACCGGTTCGACGTCGAGGCCTTCCTGCGTGCCGCCGTCGAGCACGTCTCTGTTTCCGCCGATGACGTGTCGGTCGCGGTCGAGGTGTCACCACCCGGTTTGACGGCGCTGGCCGATCCGGCGCGGCTACGGCAGGTGGTGGTCAATCTGGTGGACAACGCGATTCGGCACAGCCCGCCCGGCAGCAGCGTGACGGTGCGGGCGACGCGCGATGCGGGGGGATTGCGGCTCGAGGTGGCCGATCAAGGTCCGGGTATCGCGCCGGCAGAGCGTGAGCGGGTGTTCGAACGGTTCACCCGCGGCGCCACATCTGATGGCGGCACCGGTCTGGGGCTGGCGATCGCCCGCTGGGCCGTCGAATTGCACGGCGGGGTCATCGATGTGGTGGAGACGACGGTGGGATGGGCCTTGCCCCCATGTAGTGGACACGGGATTTGTGGTTACGCGGCTACTGGCAGCGTAGCCGGTGTTAGGGTCCTTTCGTAG
- a CDS encoding IS1380 family transposase — MQVSHRFTASSAVFDDEHLVSCAGLVPVMTLAEQSRLSALLEHKIRFTSERIKSGAANPSPKLATVIAGMCVGADSIDDLDVVRSGGMKTLFDGVYAPSTIGTLLREFTFGHARQLESVLGAHLGALCERVLLLPGADQRAFIDIDSLLRPVYGHAKQGASYGHTKIAGRQILRKGLSLVTTISTEHSAPVIAGARLRSGKANSGKGAARMIAQAVATARAAGVTGQILVRGDSAYGNSAVVSACRRAGARFSLVLTKTAALTAAIEQIDQDAWVPVNYPGAVRDPDTGAWISDAEVAETTYTAFTSTKTPITARLVVRRVKDARMADGLFPVWRYHPFFTDIDLPVDQADITHRRHAIIETVFADLIDGPLAHMPSGRFGANSAWILCAAIAHNLLRATGVLAGGSHAVARGATLRRRIVNIAARLARPQRRAVLHLPAHWPWARHWLALWHNTIGRPPPQTVTS, encoded by the coding sequence GTGCAAGTGTCCCACAGGTTCACCGCGTCGTCGGCGGTCTTTGATGATGAGCATCTCGTGTCGTGCGCGGGCCTGGTGCCGGTGATGACGTTGGCAGAGCAGAGTCGCCTTTCGGCGTTGTTGGAGCACAAGATTCGTTTCACCAGCGAGCGGATCAAGTCCGGGGCGGCCAACCCGTCACCGAAGCTGGCGACGGTGATCGCCGGCATGTGCGTCGGCGCGGACAGTATCGATGACCTCGACGTGGTCCGCAGCGGTGGAATGAAAACACTCTTCGACGGGGTGTATGCGCCTTCGACGATCGGAACCCTGTTGCGGGAGTTCACCTTCGGGCATGCCCGTCAACTGGAGTCAGTTCTGGGTGCACATCTGGGTGCCCTGTGTGAACGCGTGCTGTTGCTGCCCGGCGCCGATCAGCGTGCGTTCATCGATATCGATTCGCTGCTGCGCCCGGTCTACGGACACGCCAAACAGGGCGCGAGCTACGGGCACACCAAGATCGCCGGCCGCCAGATCCTGCGCAAAGGTCTCTCGCTGGTGACCACGATCAGCACCGAACACAGCGCCCCGGTGATCGCCGGAGCGCGGTTGCGCTCGGGCAAGGCCAACTCCGGCAAGGGAGCGGCCCGGATGATCGCGCAAGCGGTGGCTACCGCCCGTGCCGCCGGCGTCACTGGTCAGATCCTGGTGCGCGGCGACTCGGCCTATGGCAACAGCGCGGTGGTGTCCGCGTGCCGCCGTGCCGGGGCCCGGTTCTCGCTCGTGTTGACCAAGACCGCGGCGCTGACCGCCGCGATCGAGCAGATCGACCAGGACGCGTGGGTACCGGTGAACTATCCCGGTGCAGTGCGCGATCCCGATACCGGCGCGTGGATTTCTGATGCTGAAGTCGCCGAAACTACCTACACCGCTTTCACTTCCACGAAGACCCCGATCACCGCACGACTGGTGGTACGCCGGGTCAAAGATGCGCGCATGGCCGATGGGCTGTTTCCGGTGTGGCGGTATCACCCGTTCTTCACCGACATCGACCTACCGGTCGATCAAGCCGACATCACCCACCGTCGCCACGCGATCATCGAAACCGTGTTCGCCGACCTGATCGACGGACCCCTGGCCCACATGCCCTCGGGGCGGTTCGGCGCCAACTCCGCCTGGATCCTCTGCGCGGCCATCGCCCACAACCTGCTGCGCGCCACCGGCGTCCTGGCCGGAGGCTCTCACGCCGTTGCCCGCGGTGCCACCCTGCGACGGCGCATCGTCAACATCGCGGCCCGACTGGCCCGACCACAACGCCGAGCAGTCCTGCACCTACCCGCCCACTGGCCCTGGGCCCGACACTGGCTTGCACTGTGGCACAACACGATCGGACGCCCACCCCCACAAACCGTGACATCCTGA
- the ipdF gene encoding (5R,7aS)-5-hydroxy-7a-methyl-1-oxo-2,3,5,6,7,7a-hexahydro-1H-indene-carboxyl-CoA reductase, translating to MDLSVAPTEVEGHGLLKGKVVLVTAAAGTGIGSSTARRALLEGADVVVSDYHERRLNETRDQLAALGLGKVEAVVCDVTSTEAVDALITAAVEKMGRLDVLVNNAGLGGETPLVDMTDDEWDRVLNVTLNSVMRATRAALRYFRGAEHGGVIVNNASVLGWRAQHSQSHYAAAKAGVMALTRCSAIEAVEYGVRINAVSPSIARHKFLEKSADAALLDRLSSDEAFGRAAEPWEIATTIAYLASDYSSYLTGEIISVSSQRA from the coding sequence ATGGATCTTTCAGTTGCACCCACCGAGGTTGAAGGCCACGGCCTGCTGAAGGGCAAGGTCGTCCTCGTGACGGCAGCCGCCGGCACCGGCATCGGCTCGTCCACTGCCCGTCGGGCGCTGTTGGAAGGCGCCGACGTCGTGGTGTCCGACTACCACGAGCGTCGCCTCAACGAAACGCGTGACCAGCTGGCCGCACTCGGCCTGGGCAAGGTCGAGGCCGTCGTCTGCGACGTGACCTCGACCGAGGCCGTCGACGCCCTGATCACCGCGGCCGTCGAAAAGATGGGCCGCCTGGACGTATTGGTCAACAACGCCGGCCTCGGTGGCGAGACACCGCTGGTCGACATGACCGACGACGAGTGGGACCGCGTCCTGAACGTCACGCTGAACTCGGTGATGCGCGCGACCCGGGCGGCGCTGCGGTACTTCCGCGGTGCTGAGCACGGTGGTGTGATCGTCAACAACGCCAGTGTCCTGGGCTGGCGCGCCCAACACTCGCAGTCGCACTACGCCGCCGCCAAGGCCGGGGTGATGGCCCTGACCCGTTGCAGCGCAATCGAAGCCGTCGAGTACGGGGTGCGGATCAACGCGGTGTCCCCGAGTATCGCGCGGCACAAGTTCCTGGAGAAGTCGGCCGATGCCGCGCTGCTGGACCGGCTGTCCTCCGACGAGGCATTCGGCCGTGCCGCCGAACCGTGGGAAATCGCCACCACCATCGCGTATTTGGCCAGTGACTACTCCAGTTACCTGACCGGTGAGATCATTTCGGTGTCGAGCCAGCGGGCGTAG
- a CDS encoding transposase encodes MARKNYPDEFKRDAVALYRDTEGATITQIADELGISGVTLSAWCKAAGVPIRHRNPTAAAQPSPGVETPEQELARLRAENKALRATEARLSTERDILRSAAKYFAGETNW; translated from the coding sequence ATGGCAAGGAAAAATTACCCTGACGAGTTCAAACGGGACGCGGTAGCGCTGTACCGAGACACCGAGGGCGCCACGATCACGCAGATCGCCGACGAACTCGGCATCTCCGGTGTGACGCTCTCAGCGTGGTGCAAAGCCGCCGGGGTGCCGATCAGGCACCGCAACCCCACCGCAGCAGCACAGCCGAGCCCCGGCGTTGAGACCCCAGAGCAGGAGCTGGCCCGGCTACGGGCCGAGAACAAGGCGTTACGCGCCACGGAGGCTCGGTTGTCTACCGAGCGTGACATTCTGCGGTCGGCGGCCAAGTATTTCGCCGGGGAGACGAACTGGTGA
- a CDS encoding DUF2563 family protein, with protein sequence MYVDSDLLRMGAAFAQSAGAIAHEGAGRFADASISAGIFGDFDDAHDFHRSLVDCHETHTTTLSGFRTVLDSLAERTNSAATIFEVQDAAGAGSINTAADSI encoded by the coding sequence ATGTACGTTGATTCCGATCTGCTGCGGATGGGCGCAGCCTTCGCCCAGAGCGCCGGCGCTATCGCGCATGAAGGGGCGGGCCGTTTTGCTGATGCCTCGATATCAGCGGGCATCTTCGGGGATTTCGATGACGCCCACGACTTCCACCGATCACTCGTCGACTGCCACGAAACGCATACGACCACGCTGAGTGGTTTCCGTACAGTTCTGGATTCGCTGGCGGAACGCACCAACTCGGCCGCAACGATTTTTGAGGTTCAGGATGCAGCGGGGGCAGGCTCGATCAATACGGCAGCCGATTCGATCTAG
- a CDS encoding CaiB/BaiF CoA transferase family protein → MSTTQLALEGIRVIDMTRVFAGPISAQILGDLGADVIKVERPGSGDEGRGYGLASVEGKDGKDLRQSGFFTASNRNKRSITVNHSKPEGQDILRALVKTADILIENYKVGDLKRFGLDYESLKAINPRLIYCSITGFGQTGPMAARAGYDGLFQASGGMMAVTGIPEGQPGAGPVKAGPSLVDFVTGHNSAIAILAALNHRNNTGEGQHIDMALLDSSVAMICHIMQDYLISGVQAERLGNGGNGGGPADLIHARDGMTYITAGSDAHWRRMAELMGRPELYADPRFDTNAKRAKINRAELIDIINVWSRQFTTEELQAKFDSVGIPAARYNDLAEVWDDPQVQHRGLRATTPHMWAAAGSVDLIGSPLAGMGATPATIRLAPPLIGEHTAEVLGELGYDAARIASLQEQEII, encoded by the coding sequence ATGAGCACGACACAGCTTGCCCTGGAGGGCATCCGGGTCATCGACATGACCCGCGTCTTCGCCGGCCCCATCAGCGCGCAGATACTGGGCGACCTCGGCGCTGACGTCATCAAGGTGGAGCGACCGGGCAGCGGTGACGAAGGGCGCGGTTACGGTCTTGCCTCGGTCGAGGGCAAGGATGGCAAGGACCTTCGCCAGTCCGGCTTCTTCACCGCGTCGAACCGCAACAAGCGGTCGATCACGGTCAACCACTCCAAGCCGGAGGGGCAGGACATCCTGCGTGCCCTGGTCAAGACCGCGGACATCCTGATCGAGAATTACAAGGTCGGCGACCTCAAGCGGTTCGGGCTGGACTACGAGAGCCTGAAGGCGATCAATCCCCGCCTCATCTATTGCTCGATCACCGGCTTTGGCCAGACCGGGCCGATGGCGGCGCGCGCGGGCTACGACGGGTTGTTCCAGGCGAGCGGCGGCATGATGGCCGTGACCGGCATCCCCGAAGGCCAACCCGGCGCGGGTCCGGTGAAAGCCGGTCCCAGCCTGGTCGATTTCGTGACCGGCCACAACAGCGCCATCGCGATCCTCGCCGCGCTGAACCATCGCAACAACACCGGCGAGGGCCAGCACATCGACATGGCGCTGCTCGACAGTTCCGTGGCGATGATCTGCCACATCATGCAGGACTATCTGATCAGCGGCGTCCAGGCGGAGCGTCTGGGCAATGGTGGCAACGGCGGCGGACCCGCCGACCTCATCCATGCGCGCGACGGCATGACGTACATTACGGCCGGCAGCGACGCCCACTGGCGGCGCATGGCGGAGTTGATGGGCCGGCCCGAGCTCTACGCCGACCCGCGCTTCGACACCAACGCCAAGCGGGCCAAGATCAATCGCGCGGAGTTGATCGACATCATCAACGTGTGGAGCCGGCAGTTCACGACGGAGGAGCTGCAGGCGAAGTTCGACAGCGTGGGCATCCCGGCCGCGCGCTATAACGATCTAGCAGAGGTCTGGGATGATCCGCAGGTGCAGCATCGGGGCCTGCGCGCCACGACTCCGCACATGTGGGCCGCCGCCGGATCGGTCGACCTGATCGGCAGCCCGCTGGCGGGCATGGGCGCGACGCCTGCGACGATCCGCCTCGCGCCGCCGCTGATCGGCGAGCACACCGCGGAGGTACTGGGCGAACTGGGCTATGACGCGGCGCGGATCGCGAGCTTGCAGGAGCAGGAGATCATCTGA
- a CDS encoding IS3 family transposase (programmed frameshift) has protein sequence MAGRKRHSAEDIVRKLRRADELAAEGKTGEEIAAELGVSPATLYNWRRAYGGMDTDAARELKELREQNARLKRLLAEAELEKDALREVAKGKILSPAAKRRAVDMLKDTLSMSERLACKAVGLARSTYRNLPMALTPSDPDADMRVWLRSYATKHPCHGFRRAWAALRYDERREVNKKKIHRLWREEGLQVKVTSPRKRSGVSSCPPEVIADAPKVVWAIDFQFDSTVDGKAIKIASMLDEHTRESLLNIVERSITAQRLVAELEKVFAAAGGPPMVLRMDNGPEFISAALQQFCDGKVGLSYIPPGTPWNNGYIESFNNRLRKECLNRNHWNTLMEARVVIGDFKADHNLRHRHSALGYRTPAEYAAVCTCSHTPMACEIN, from the exons ATGGCTGGACGCAAGCGGCATTCCGCGGAGGACATCGTGCGCAAGTTGCGCCGCGCGGACGAGTTGGCTGCCGAGGGCAAGACTGGCGAGGAGATCGCCGCCGAGCTGGGCGTATCGCCGGCGACGTTGTACAACTGGCGCCGCGCCTACGGCGGGATGGACACCGACGCCGCCCGCGAGCTCAAGGAGCTGCGCGAGCAGAACGCCCGCCTCAAGCGGCTGTTGGCCGAGGCTGAGCTGGAGAAGGACGCGTTGCGGGAGGTTGCGA AAGGGAAAATTCTGAGCCCAGCTGCCAAGCGCCGCGCCGTGGACATGCTCAAGGACACCTTGAGCATGTCGGAACGGTTGGCGTGCAAGGCCGTTGGGCTGGCCCGCTCCACTTACAGAAACCTGCCGATGGCGCTGACCCCGTCCGATCCGGACGCCGATATGCGGGTTTGGTTGCGCTCGTACGCCACCAAACACCCGTGTCATGGGTTCCGGCGTGCCTGGGCGGCGTTGCGGTACGACGAGCGCCGTGAGGTGAACAAGAAGAAGATCCACCGGCTTTGGCGCGAGGAAGGTCTGCAGGTGAAGGTCACCTCGCCGCGCAAGCGGTCGGGGGTGTCATCGTGCCCACCGGAGGTCATCGCGGATGCGCCGAAGGTGGTGTGGGCCATCGATTTTCAGTTCGACTCCACCGTCGACGGCAAGGCCATCAAGATCGCGTCGATGCTTGACGAGCACACCCGTGAGTCGCTGCTGAACATCGTCGAGCGGTCGATCACCGCGCAGCGACTGGTGGCCGAGTTGGAGAAGGTGTTCGCCGCGGCCGGCGGGCCGCCGATGGTGTTGCGGATGGACAACGGCCCTGAGTTCATTTCGGCTGCGCTGCAACAGTTTTGCGACGGCAAGGTCGGGTTGTCCTACATCCCGCCGGGCACGCCGTGGAACAACGGCTACATCGAATCGTTCAACAACCGACTACGCAAGGAGTGCCTCAACCGCAATCACTGGAACACCCTGATGGAGGCCCGAGTGGTGATCGGGGACTTCAAGGCTGACCACAACCTGCGGCACCGGCACTCGGCGCTGGGCTACCGAACACCCGCCGAGTACGCTGCCGTCTGTACGTGCAGTCACACCCCGATGGCCTGCGAAATCAACTGA
- a CDS encoding IS3 family transposase, translating to MSRFQFVADHLHTFEVKWLCAVVEVARSSFYAWLAAADGRAARQAADKALAARIRTVHDEDNTYGAPRITAELNDGAPDGERVNHKRVARVMRSAGIAGYRRRRRVKTTTPDPAKQKVPDLLNRDFTAAAPNVKYVGDITYLPLASGSNLYLATVIDCFSGRVAGGRSPSTCAPNWSKMPSKPLRLRGSLTGAVFHTDHGSQYTSRDFANLCRDLEVTQSMGGVGSSADNALAESFNAALKREILQDRSHWPDAATCRREVFRWLARYNTKRRHSRCRYSSPATYERTLTPATLPVAA from the coding sequence GTGAGCCGCTTCCAGTTCGTCGCCGACCACCTGCACACCTTCGAGGTGAAGTGGCTGTGCGCAGTCGTCGAGGTTGCGCGTTCATCGTTCTACGCCTGGTTGGCCGCTGCCGACGGACGCGCCGCCCGCCAGGCCGCTGACAAGGCGCTGGCCGCGCGTATCCGCACCGTGCACGATGAGGACAACACCTACGGGGCGCCGCGGATCACCGCTGAACTCAACGACGGTGCACCCGACGGTGAGCGGGTCAACCACAAGCGGGTGGCCCGGGTCATGCGCAGTGCCGGGATCGCCGGCTACCGCCGCCGGCGACGGGTGAAGACCACCACGCCGGATCCGGCCAAACAGAAAGTCCCGGACCTGCTCAACCGGGACTTCACCGCCGCGGCACCCAACGTCAAGTACGTCGGCGACATCACCTACCTGCCATTGGCAAGCGGTTCGAATCTGTATCTGGCGACCGTGATCGACTGCTTCTCCGGACGGGTGGCGGGTGGGCGATCGCCGAGCACATGCGCACCGAACTGGTCGAAGATGCCCTCAAAGCCGCTGCGGCTGCGCGGCTCCCTGACCGGTGCAGTGTTCCACACAGATCACGGAAGTCAGTACACCTCAAGGGATTTCGCGAACCTCTGCCGTGACTTGGAGGTCACCCAGTCTATGGGTGGCGTCGGGTCAAGTGCCGATAACGCGCTGGCCGAATCGTTCAACGCCGCCCTCAAACGCGAGATCCTGCAGGACCGCAGCCACTGGCCCGACGCTGCTACCTGCCGCCGCGAAGTGTTCCGCTGGCTGGCTCGCTACAACACCAAACGACGGCACTCCCGGTGCCGCTATTCCAGCCCTGCGACCTACGAAAGGACCCTAACACCGGCTACGCTGCCAGTAGCCGCGTAA
- a CDS encoding NAD-glutamate dehydrogenase: MSIELKHLSIQELVSAAGGDPWQMDSAIQSGAPGEIDELATAFRNASGCITETEHDFTIAKQRFGSAWDRQDGGGHPINDAAEVVRVTDSLHLSKLQISKLAVSLESIAAALAQSQRSSATSISLLEGALKSYDLQIDARIEEASRTGKNAEWEDLKRAAESRTRTAVDEAKAIRTAYTDELSKARTAMVAEGYAADPTTGADGIGTAPAQSAPDKYGASQRAADEALVNAPGAWTPEKQAASNRLRDFATATNPNAMACSL, encoded by the coding sequence ATGTCGATTGAGCTAAAACATCTCAGCATCCAAGAATTGGTCAGTGCCGCCGGCGGTGACCCATGGCAAATGGACAGTGCCATCCAAAGCGGCGCGCCCGGTGAAATTGACGAGTTGGCAACCGCATTCAGAAATGCGAGTGGATGCATTACCGAGACCGAACATGATTTCACTATCGCCAAACAGCGCTTCGGATCAGCGTGGGACCGCCAGGACGGTGGCGGTCACCCGATCAACGACGCCGCCGAAGTAGTTCGCGTTACGGATAGTCTCCACCTCAGCAAATTGCAGATCTCTAAGCTCGCGGTCAGCCTTGAGAGCATTGCTGCCGCACTAGCGCAGTCCCAGCGCAGCTCCGCCACCTCGATATCTCTCTTGGAAGGCGCACTGAAGTCCTATGACCTTCAGATCGATGCGCGGATTGAGGAAGCGTCCAGGACAGGCAAGAACGCGGAGTGGGAGGATCTCAAGCGTGCGGCGGAAAGTCGCACTCGGACCGCAGTCGACGAAGCCAAGGCAATCCGTACGGCCTACACGGACGAACTCAGCAAGGCCCGGACCGCGATGGTCGCCGAAGGCTACGCAGCCGATCCCACTACGGGAGCCGATGGCATCGGCACTGCGCCCGCGCAATCAGCGCCCGATAAGTACGGTGCCAGCCAACGTGCTGCCGACGAAGCTCTCGTAAATGCGCCCGGAGCGTGGACACCTGAAAAGCAGGCAGCGTCAAACCGACTGCGCGACTTTGCAACCGCCACCAATCCAAACGCCATGGCGTGTTCCCTGTGA